ATAGAACAATATGGGAAGGATTATTGTGCCGAATATGTCCACATGGGCCATGGGGTTCAGCGTAAGCCTGCCCATCACCTTGGCGGTGTCATCACCCTTCAGATGGGCCATGTAACCGTGCGCCACCTCGTGAAGCGTAACCGCGAAGATTACCGGAAGGGCCATCACCGAGATGGACTGTATTATGTTGCTGATTTCGGGATCCATGGAATTCAAAAACCGCTCCAATTTATTTATAGCATCTTTCCATGGGCCCGGCGGCCAGGGAAGATTACAACGTTAAAATATTAATGATAACCTTCAAACCCGAACCCGCTCCACATTTAATTTGATTTGGTGGTGTCCCAGTTTGAATATCAAATAATAGACAGATCCTTCACTTCGCTTGCGCTTCGCCCAGGATGACAATGTTATCAACGGCTATTATTGTCATTCTGGGCGTAAGTGAAGAATCTCCCCTGTTCTTTTAAACTGGGACACTACCTTTGATTTGCGCCGGTTAATGCGCTTTCAAACCTCCTCCGTTATTGCGGCCCCAGCCCGCCGGGTGATAAAGTAAAAACTGGCCAGGCGGCGGAATTTAAAGAATTTCCTCCTAAAAACCGCCCGGCGCCCAGTTCGGATTAACCCTGCGCCCGTTACCGCGGAGCAGGCGGGTGGAAGAGGGAATACCGCCGATGTTCGAAGCCGACATGGAAATCACGCTGGAGCGGGAGCGCGCTTCCGTGCGGGCGCATGTCCGGGGCTGGAAGGATGGGGGTTACATCCTGGTGGATGTCCCGGACGCGCGCTGGAAACAAAAGGATGAGAATCCTCTCGTGGCGCGTTTGGCTTCATCCGGCAAATATTACGGATTCACCACCCGCGCCATCGGGTTCATGCCCGAAATCAACCTTTTGATCCTCGAATATCCCGAGGACATCGTAGACACGTCCTTGCGGACCGCAGAGCGGTTCACCATAACCCTCCCTGTCACCATGACCATGGCCGTAAAAGACAAGCGGTATGATTATCCAGGCCTTATTACCGACATCAGCAAACATGGTTGCCGTATCGCCTGCGGCAGGCCCTTCAACGTAAGTGAAAGGCTGGCGCTGTCCGGCCAGTTCCCGCAAGGGGATAAATTTGAAAAGATCATGTTCACCATAATCAGCGCTTCCGGCGGGGAGGGGAAGTTTTTCTACGGCGGCCAGTTAACGTTCCCGGCAAAAGAGGATGAAAAGGCCTTGGTGGAGTTCATGAAAAGGGTGAAGATCGCCTATGGCCCATAAACACTTATGGTGAAAGTTTTAAAGAATATCCGCCTGCCCATCGGCGAACGGTGCCAGATTCAAATTGACCAGGGCAAATACCCCTCCGCCATCCGGGGTTACGATTTTCCCCGGTACGCCCTGCTGGAGGGGCCTTTGTCCCATGGCAAACCCATGGTGGTGCCCGTGGGGCTTGTGTACGTGGTGCGTTATATACACAAGGGGCATGTGTACGGCTTTGAATCCCAGCTTGTGAGGGAATATTCCACCCCCATCCGGCTTTGGGTTATGAAATACCCGGACGAGGTGCAGATAATAAGCCTCCGGCAAAGCAAGCGCATATCCACTTACATTCCCGCCACGCTGGAAGTGAAAAACCAGAAAAGGGAAGGCGCCCTGATAGACCTGAGCGAAGGTGGCGGCCTGTTCACCAGCAACGGCGGCGAGATTGAACAGGGCGCCGAGGGCCACATCTCCATGACGTTGCCCAACGGCGAGGAAATAAAAAGCCTTTCATGCAAAGTGCGAAGCTCCGCCTATATCAACGGCAAACTTACGGCCGGAGTCTCCTTCAACCCCGCGCAGGAAGACCAATACAACCGGGTGAGGACTTTCTATTTCTCCGTGGCCGGGCAGATTTAACCTTTTTTCGTCGCTTACGCCATGTCATCCCGGAAGGCGCGAAAACGCCTATCCGGGATCAGGGCCTCGATGTCGAAACGGGTGAAGCCCGGATGCCGGATCAAGTCCGGCATGACAACATTCGCTTCCCAGTGGTCGCCCGACCACGGCTCCCGCTTCCCAGTGGCCGCCCCTGGCCACAGTTCCCGCTTCCCAGTGGCCGCCCCCGGCCACAGTTCCCGCTTCCCCGTGGTCGCCCGACCACGGCTCCGATCCCTCACCTTTTCCCCTTGTGGGAGAAGGCCGGGATGAGGGGAATATAGGTTAATAATCCCTCCCCCCCAGTCCCCTCCCATCGAGGGGAGGGGGGTGAAGAAGAGGAGCTGGCCGGGCGATATCCAGTAGGGGCGTTTGCAAATCGCCCAAGGTAACTCAACGGGTTGCCAGCACAGGAATCCGTGGTCGGGCGACCACGGGGAAGCAAGGGCCTCGATGTCGAAACGGGTGAAGCCCGGATGCCGGATCAAGTCCGGCATGACAACATTCGCTACCCCGTGGCCGCCCCTGCGAAGGACCGGTGAAATAGTGGACGCATGATACAAACAACTATCGGTGGTGTCCCAGTTTGAATCTCAAATAACAGACAGATCCTTCACTTCGCTTGCGCTTCGCTCAGGATGACAATGTTAGCAACGGCTTTTATATTGCCGTTCTGAGCGTAAGTGAAGAATCTCCCCTGTACTTTCAAACTGGGACACTACCAAACTATCTAAACCGTTCTGCGTATTTCATTGGTGTGCTATATTTTAATTTCACACATGGAGGGGTGGCCGAGCGGTTTAAGGCGGCGGTCTTGAAAACCGTTGAACGAAAGTTCCGGGGGTTCGAATCCCTCCCCCTCCGCCAAAATAAACCATAAATATCAAATCTTTGTTGCATCTTCCGCATGCTTCATTTGCTAAAAACCACGTTTGGATATAAATATTCCATGTAGTCAGGCCTGAGGCGGAACACGAGGTGGAATCGGACGCCATCTTCATGGGCCATGCCACTTACAACCTTATGGCAAGCTTTTGGCCGACACCTTATGCCCGAGAGATGGATCCGAAAACGCCGGGCCTGATTTCTACCACATAAAATGATCCAGTTGGTGGTAGAGGAATTTTTTCCGGACGCTCCGGATGGGCTTAAATTACAAAAAAGGAAACGCGCTAAACCTCTTTACGAATAAATAGCGAAA
This DNA window, taken from Nitrospinota bacterium, encodes the following:
- a CDS encoding PilZ domain-containing protein; amino-acid sequence: MFEADMEITLERERASVRAHVRGWKDGGYILVDVPDARWKQKDENPLVARLASSGKYYGFTTRAIGFMPEINLLILEYPEDIVDTSLRTAERFTITLPVTMTMAVKDKRYDYPGLITDISKHGCRIACGRPFNVSERLALSGQFPQGDKFEKIMFTIISASGGEGKFFYGGQLTFPAKEDEKALVEFMKRVKIAYGP
- a CDS encoding flagellar brake protein translates to MVKVLKNIRLPIGERCQIQIDQGKYPSAIRGYDFPRYALLEGPLSHGKPMVVPVGLVYVVRYIHKGHVYGFESQLVREYSTPIRLWVMKYPDEVQIISLRQSKRISTYIPATLEVKNQKREGALIDLSEGGGLFTSNGGEIEQGAEGHISMTLPNGEEIKSLSCKVRSSAYINGKLTAGVSFNPAQEDQYNRVRTFYFSVAGQI